A DNA window from Zingiber officinale cultivar Zhangliang chromosome 3A, Zo_v1.1, whole genome shotgun sequence contains the following coding sequences:
- the LOC122050750 gene encoding zinc finger BED domain-containing protein RICESLEEPER 2-like → MKPNLYHAARDATYTFLPSEEDWKKVSVVCSFLEKFNEITHLISGSEYPTSNLFLTELYTIKKLLNEASADEGSFIVEMVNKMKTKFDKYWGDSNLLISIAAVLDPRNKMKLIEWCFPEIYSVGDTIEHISMVRETLHMLYNEYVEAHKTSVDSSNVQSETQRESSIGRSNLNGRGRGKVRAQFSSYIKNVDSVEQVKSELEVYLDEGCVICEDETGFDALSWWRINNLKFRILTKMACDVLSIPITTVASESTFSDGGRVIDPHRASLGTDTVQILLCASY, encoded by the coding sequence atgaaacctaacctaTATCATGCAGCAAGGGATGCAACTTATACTTTTTTGCCAAGTGAGGAGGATTGGAAGAAGGTTAGTGTTGTTTGTTCATTTCTTGAGAAATTTAATGAAATAACTCATCTTATTTCGGGAAGTGAATATCCTACTTCTAACTTGTTCCTTACTGAACTTTACACCATTAAAAAGTTGTTAAATGAAGCAAGTGCAGATGAAGGAAGTTTCATAGTAGAAATGGTTAACAAGATGAAGACTAAATTTGATAAATATTGGGGTGATAGCAACTTATTGATCTCTATAGCAGCAGTTTTAGATCCAAGGAACAAGATGAAGTTGATTGAATGGTGTTTTCCAGAGATATATTCAGTTGGTGATACAATTGAGCACATTTCTATGGTTCGTGAGACATTACACATGTTGTATAATGAGTATGTTGAAGCTCATAAAACTAGTGTTGACAGTAGCAATGTTCAAAGTGAAACTCAAAGAGAAAGTTCTATTGGTCGGAGTAATTTAAATGGAAGAGGAAGAGGTAAAGTAAGGGCACAATTTTCTAGTTACATAAAGAACGTTGACAGTGTTGAGCAAGTAAAATCTGAATTAGAAGTGTACTTGGATGAAGGATGTGTTATTTGTGAAGATGAAACTGGCTTTGATGCATTGTCATGGTGGagaattaacaacttaaaatTTAGGATCTTAACAAAAATGGCTTGTGATGTACTATCAATTCCGATAACTACAGTTGCTTCTGAATCGACTTTTAGTGACGGTGGTAGGGTAATTGATCCTCATCGTGCCTCTTTGGGAACAGATACAGTCCAAATATTGCTCTGTGCATCATATTGA